The genomic interval GTGCACATTGAAATACCCGCTAATTTCGCCACCGCGTATGGTTCGTTCGTCGGCTCGAGCCTGCCTGTCCAGAGATAGCTCTCCTTCATAGGCTGCGGACACTCACGGGGATAGACGCATGAGCTGGAGAAAAAGAGGAGCTTTTTCACTCCATTCTTCCATGCGGCATGAATGAGGTTGCATTCTATCTGGAGGTTGAGATAAATGAACTCGGCCCTGTAGACGTTGTTCGCCATGATTCCACCGACACGGGCGGCGGCAATGAAGATGTAGTCGGGCCTCTGCCTTTGCATGAATTCTTCGACCCGGTCCTGGCGCGTCAGATCCAGCTCTTCTGAAGTCCGAAACAGGAGGTTATCGAATCCATGTTGTCGGAGTGTTCTCACCACGGCCGATCCGACCATGCCCCGGTGTCCTGCCACATAAATCTTATCGCTCAGCTCCATCCGAATTTCCCTCTCATCTCCCCTCCGTCAGATCCGCACCGAGGCGGCAGACAGGTCCTCAAATCTCCCCCACACCACCGCGGCATCGGTCATTGTGCATAGAGTATCTTTTGCCACTCGATGGTC from Syntrophorhabdaceae bacterium carries:
- a CDS encoding NAD-dependent epimerase/dehydratase family protein, with the protein product MELSDKIYVAGHRGMVGSAVVRTLRQHGFDNLLFRTSEELDLTRQDRVEEFMQRQRPDYIFIAAARVGGIMANNVYRAEFIYLNLQIECNLIHAAWKNGVKKLLFFSSSCVYPRECPQPMKESYLWTGRLEPTNEPYAVAKLAGISMCT